The following proteins come from a genomic window of Nicotiana tomentosiformis chromosome 12, ASM39032v3, whole genome shotgun sequence:
- the LOC104117091 gene encoding uncharacterized protein isoform X3 yields the protein MGVIRLTCFINAIGGEAPNSSNGRHPSNAKLPPLLSVSKSSWIVRTESNVRKERRKQPDPPCVVCRGNGRVECYDCHGRGRTNFVQLEVLPGGEWPKW from the exons ATGGGAGTGATAAGATTGACTTGTTTCATTAACGCCATTGGAGGGGAAGCCCCAAATTCAAGTAACGGTAGACACCCTTCAAATGCAAAGCTACCTCCGCTCCTTTCCGTTTCAAAGTCATCTTGGATCGTCAGAACTGAG TCTAATGTtcgcaaagaaagaagaaagcagCCAGATCCTCCTTGTGTTGTCTGTAGAGGGAATGGCAGAGTGGAGTGCTACGATTGCCATGGCAGAG GGAGAACTAACTTTGTGCAACTAGAAGTGCTTCCAGGGGGAGAATGGCCAAAATGGTGA
- the LOC104117091 gene encoding uncharacterized protein isoform X2 → MGVIRLTCFINAIGGEAPNSSNGRHPSNAKLPPLLSVSKSSWIVRTESNVRKERRKQPDPPCVVCRGNGRVECYDCHGRGRTNFVQLEVLPGGEWPKCF, encoded by the exons ATGGGAGTGATAAGATTGACTTGTTTCATTAACGCCATTGGAGGGGAAGCCCCAAATTCAAGTAACGGTAGACACCCTTCAAATGCAAAGCTACCTCCGCTCCTTTCCGTTTCAAAGTCATCTTGGATCGTCAGAACTGAG TCTAATGTtcgcaaagaaagaagaaagcagCCAGATCCTCCTTGTGTTGTCTGTAGAGGGAATGGCAGAGTGGAGTGCTACGATTGCCATGGCAGAG GGAGAACTAACTTTGTGCAACTAGAAGTGCTTCCAGGGGGAGAATGGCCAAAATG TTTCTAG
- the LOC104117091 gene encoding uncharacterized protein isoform X1, producing the protein MGVIRLTCFINAIGGEAPNSSNGRHPSNAKLPPLLSVSKSSWIVRTESNVRKERRKQPDPPCVVCRGNGRVECYDCHGRGRTNFVQLEVLPGGEWPKWCKTCGGSGLGYCSRCLGTGEYRYIMGFHFTRRETDDPEGR; encoded by the exons ATGGGAGTGATAAGATTGACTTGTTTCATTAACGCCATTGGAGGGGAAGCCCCAAATTCAAGTAACGGTAGACACCCTTCAAATGCAAAGCTACCTCCGCTCCTTTCCGTTTCAAAGTCATCTTGGATCGTCAGAACTGAG TCTAATGTtcgcaaagaaagaagaaagcagCCAGATCCTCCTTGTGTTGTCTGTAGAGGGAATGGCAGAGTGGAGTGCTACGATTGCCATGGCAGAG GGAGAACTAACTTTGTGCAACTAGAAGTGCTTCCAGGGGGAGAATGGCCAAAATG GTGCAAGACTTGTGGTGGAAGTGGGCTTGGCTACTGTTCTCGTTGCCTTGGGACGGGTGAATACCGATATATAATGGGATTCCATTTCACGAGACGGGAAACTGATGATCCTGAAGGTAGATAG
- the LOC104117090 gene encoding serine/threonine-protein kinase BSK2-like has translation MGCLQSKTANIKSTIEQPPKEIDLANGNQDKVPAFKEFGLADLRAATNGFSSELIVSESGEKAPNIVYRGKLRSNRLVAIKRFSKQSWPHPHQFVAEAAGVGKVRHKRLVNLIGCCAEGDERLLVAEYMPNDTLSKHLFHWEKQPLPWEMRVRVAYHIAQVLDHCNAENRKIYHDLNAYRVLFDEDGDPRLSSFGLMKNSRDGKSYSTNLAYTPPEFMRTGRVIAESVIYSYGTVLLDLLSGKHIPPSHALDLIRGKNMLLLMDSSLEGQYADEDATALVELASKCLQYEAKDRPDFKFILNAVVPLQKQGEVVSYVLMGLTKAPVVLPTMLSPLGKACAGMDLTAVHDMLLKTGYKDEEGAENELSFQEWTQQVQDMLNTKKFGDIAFRDKDFKSAIDCYSKLVSMMPVLSGTVFVRRALSYLMNGQPELALRDAMQAQVCLPEWPTAFYMQALALSKLGMEIDAQDMLNDGASFEAKKQNSWRN, from the exons ATGGGCTGTTTACAGTCCAAAACTGCCAATATTAAGTCCACCATCGAACAACCTCCTAAAGAGATAGATCTTG CGAATGGGAATCAAGATAAAGTGCCAGCTTTCAAGGAATTTGGTCTTGCGGATCTCCGAGCTGCAACGAATGGGTTTAGCAGTGAATTGATAGTTTCTGAAAGTGGTGAGAAAGCACCCAATATAGTCTACAGAGGGAAGCTTCGGAGCAATCGGCTTGTTGCCATTAAGCGCTTCTCAAAGCAGTCATGGCCTCATCCTCATCAGTTTGTG GCAGAGGCTGCTGGAGTGGGCAAGGTCAGACATAAGAGATTGGTCAATCTAATTGGTTGCTGTGCTGAGGGAGATGAAAGACTTTTGGTGGCAGAGTACATGCCTAATGATACACTCTCAAAGCATCTCTTTCACT GGGAAAAACAGCCCTTGCCTTGGGAGATGCGAGTCAGAGTTGCATACCATATTGCACAGGTTCTGGATCATTGCAATGCTGAGAACAGAAAAATATATCATGATTTGAATGCTTACAGAGTTCTTTTTGATGAg GATGGTGACCCTCGATTATCTAGCTTTGGCCTTATGAAAAACAGTAGAGATGGAAAGAGTTATAGCACTAATCTGGCCTATACACCTCCTGAGTTTATGCGTACAG GCAGGGTCATTGCGGAGAGTGTAATATACAGCTATGGGACTGTTCTGCTGGACCTTTTGAGTGGAAAACATATTCCTCCAAGCCAT gCATTAGATTTGATAAGGGGAAAGAATATGTTGTTACTAATGGATTCATCCTTGGAAGGACAATATGCCGATGAAGATGCTACTGCATTGGTTGAGCTTGCTTCGAAGTGCCTCCAGTATGAGGCTAAGGATCGGCCTGATTTCAAGTTCATTCTTAATGCTGTAGTACCTCTCCAGAAGCAAGGGGAG GTTGTATCATATGTTTTAATGGGTCTAACAAAAGCTCCAGTGGTGCTTCCAACCATGCTTTCTCCTCTTGGAAAGGCTTGTGCAGGAATGGACCTTACCGCTGTTCATGATATGTTGCTTAAGACAGGTTATAAAGATGAAGAGGGTGCCGAAAATGAG CTCTCATTCCAAGAGTGGACGCAGCAAGTTCAAGATATGTTAAACACCAAGAAATTTGGTGATATTGCTTTCAGGGATAAGGACTTTAAGAGTGCAATTGACTGTTATTCGAAG TTAGTATCTATGATGCCTGTTCTTTCTGGGACTGTTTTTGTGAGGAGAGCCCTCTCGTATTTGATGAATGGCCAGCCAGAACTTGCATTGAGAGATGCTATGCAGGCTCAGGTCTGCTTGCCCGAGTGGCCTACTGCATTCTATATGCAGGCTCTTGCCCTCTCCAAACTTGGAATGGAAATTGATGCACAAGACATGTTAAACGATGGAGCGTCCTTTGAAGCAAAGAAGCAGAACAGTTGGCGCAACTGa